ACCCGATCACGCTGTCGCCGCACGACCGGATCTATCAGGCGTACGACCTGATGCGGAAGTACCGCATCTCCGGCGTCCCGATCACCGAGGACGGCAGCAAGGAGGGACGCCTCGTCGGCATCCTGACCAACCGCGATCTGCGCTTCGAGACCAACGTCGAGCGCCCAATCGCCGAGGTCATGACGAAGGACGACCTCATCACCGTGCCCGTCGGCACCACGCTCGACGAGGCGCGGGCGATCCTCCACACGCACAAGGTCGAGAAGCTGCTCGTCGTCGACGCCGACTACCGGCTGAAGGGCCTCATCACCGTCAAGGACATCCAGAAGGCGATCAAGTACCCGAACGCGAGCAAGGACGTGCTCGGCCGGCTGCGGGTCGCTGCCGCAGTCGGCATCGCCCGCGACACGCTCGAGCGCGCCCGCGCGCTCGTGGCGGCGCACGTCGACGCCATCGTCGTCGATACGGCGCACGGGCACTCGCAAGGGGTCGTCGAGATGGTGGCGCGCCTCCGCGCGGAGTTCGGCGACGAGGTCGACATCGTCGCCGGCAACGTCGCCACGGCGGGGGCCACCGAGGCGCTCATCGCGGCGGGCGCCGACGCCGTCAAGGTCGGCATCGGCGCCGGATCGATCTGCACGACGCGCGTCATCGCCGGCATCGGCGTGCCCATGATCTCGGCCGTGGCCGAGTGCGCGCGCGCCGCCCGCCGCCTCGATGTCCCGGTCATCGCCGATGGCGGGATCCGCTACTCGGGCGACATCACCAAAGCCATCGCGGTCGGCGCGAGCACGGCGATGATGGGCAGCCTCTTCGCCGGCACCGACGAGAGCCCCGGCGAGGTCATCCTCTACCAGGGCCGCAGCTTCAAGGAGTACCGCGGCATGGGCTCGATTGGCGCCATGCGCCGCGGCAGCCGCGATCGCTACTTCCAGGACGAGTTCGACATCAACGTCGCGGGCGACGGCGCCGAGAAGCTCGTCCCCGAGGGCATCGAGGGACGCGTCGCCCACAAGGGATCGGTCGCGGCGATGATCCACCAGCTCGTGGGCGGTCTGCGGGCCGGCATGGGCTACTGTGGCTGCGGAACGATCGCCGAACTGCAGGAGAAGGCGCGCCTCATCCGCATCACGCCGGCCGGCGTGCGCGAGAGCCACGTCCACGACGTCATCATCACGAAGGAAGCGCCGAACTACCGCGTCGAGTGATCGGCCGCCGCCTCGCCCGCCGGATCGTCCACCACGATACGCCGGCGGTCGTCCCCGAGCGCGTCGATGCGCACGCGGATGGCTCCGGGGGGCGGGTCGGCCACACGGTCGGCCCACTCGATCGCCACCGCCGCGTCGGGCGTCGCCAGCTCATCGAGCCCGAGATCGTCGACGTCGGCAGCGGCGTCGAGCCGGTACAGGTCGGCGTGCCAGAGCGTCAGGCGGCCCGCGTAGCGCTGCACGAGCGTGAACGTCGGGCTCGACACCTCTTCGGGGTCGATGCCGAGCCCCTCGGCCAGCCCCCGAACGAAGGCTGTCTTCCCCGCGCCGAGGTCGCCGAAGAGCAGCAGCGTCTCCCCGCCCCGCAGCCTGCCGGCGAGTTCGCGCGCGAGCGAGGCGGTGCCGGCTTCGTCGACGGTCACCCGCTCGATGCGCCCCGCTCGCGCCCGCTGGCCCATGTTCAATCCTTCGACTCACCCGTGTGGTGACGTATTGATCGCTCGGGCCTCGCCCCGTGCGAGTGAGCGAGACGGCGACAGGCGACGTCGCCGGACCTGCGTCTCGACGCACTCAACGCGACACGGGACCGCGCGCCGGCTCGGGCCGGCGCCGCGTCGCGGTGAGTTCGAGCACCGCGTCGCCGAGGTGAGCCAGCAGGTCGACGGCGGTCATCGCGTGCGCCCCCTCGTCGGCCTCGCTGAGGTCGCCGGCGAGCCCGTGCAGGTAAACCGCCAGCCGACAGGCGCCCTCGGCGTCGAGCAGCTGGGCGAACCAGGCCGCGACCATCCCCGTCAGCACGTCGCCCGTGCCGCCGGTCGCCATGCCTGGGTTCCCCGTGATGTTGATGCCGACCGAGCCCTCCGGCGTCGCCACGACCGTCCGGTGCCCCTTCAGGACGACGTAGACGTGCTGGGCCATGGCGAACTCGCGTGCCACGTCGACGCGGTGTTGCTGCACGTGCTCGATGCTCGTGTCGAGCAGCCGCGCCATTTCGCCGGGGTGCGGCGTGACGATGACGTCGAGGTCGTCGCGCCCCCGCAGACGCTCGACCTCGCCCACGAAGGCGTTGAGCGCGTCGGCGTCGAGCACGAGCGGCACGCCCGAGCGCTCGACGAGGGCCTGCACGAACGCGCGGGGCCCGGGCCCCTGTCCGAGGCCCGGGCCGACCGCGAGCACGTCGGCCGCCATCGCGAGCACCTCGTCGACGGCGCGCTCGTCGACGAGTCCGTCGTCGCGGCTGGCGAGCGGCGTCGTCATGTACTCAGGTCCCATCGCCGCCACGATCGGCACGACCGGCCGCGGCGTGGCCACCGTGACCAGCCCCGCGCCCGAGCGCAGGGCACCCATGGCGGCGAGGTGGGCCGCGCCGGTCTTTCCGAGTGATCCCGCGACGACGACGACGCGGCCGAAGTCGCCCTTGTGCGCCTCGGCGGGCCGCGGCGGCACCAGCTCGCGCGCGGCCGTCCGCGTGACGAGCTCGGTGCGCGGGCCGTCGAGGCTCTCGATGACCTCGAGGGGGATGCCGATGTCGGCGATGACGAGGTCGCCACAGGCGGCTTCCGCGGGCGGCAGCACCAGCGGGATCTTCGGAGCGGCCAGCGTCACCGTCAACGCGGCCTCGAAGGCGTCGCCGACCCGCTCGTGCGTGTCGGCCGAGATCCCGCTCGGCAGGTCGATCGACACGACGGGGAGCGACGACTGGTTCACGTCGGCGACAATCGTGCAGTAGAGGCCGGAGAGCGGTTGCGACAGGCCCGTGCCGAAGAGGGCGTCGACGAGGAGGTCGCAGGTCTGGATGGCCGAGAAGTTGAGCTCCCAGTCCTGCTCGTTCGTGATCTCGACCACCGAGAGGCCGACTCGTCCCAGGATCTCGAGGTTGATGCGCGCATCGCCCCGCACCTCGGTCACGCGGCCGACGAGGTACACCGAGACGTCGACGCCGCGCTGCAGGAGCGTCCTCGCGACGACGAAGCCGTCGCCGCCGTTGTTGCCGCGGCCGGCGAGGACGGCCACCCGTTGCGCCGCGAGGTCCTCGAAGGTCGCCTCCATGGCCGCCACGACCTGCCGGCCGGCGTTCTCCATCAGCACGATGGAGGGAATGCCGACCTCGTGAATGGTGTAGCGGTCGGCCTCGCGCATCTGCGCGGATGTCAGTACCCGCATGACACGAACCTCTCGATGACGCGACGTCTCGTCCCGTGCCGGCCGTCGCCCGCGATAGGTCGCGGCCTCGTCTTTCGTCGCTGCCGTCGAAGCGTAACACGACGGCGCCTTGCGCCCGCTGTCCCGCCGCAGTACGCTACTGCCGCCGGGGCCCATGGGCGGCCCCAGGGGGTGTCGGTACGATGGGAATCGCCGTCCAGGTCAACGGCCGCATCACCGGCGAGCGCGATGCGGTCGTTTCGGTGTTCGACCACGGGTTCGTCTTCGGCGAGGGCGTCTACGAGGTCCTCCGGACCTACCATGGTCAGCCGTTCCTCTTCGACGCGCATGCCCGGCGGCTCCGCGAGTCGGCGAGGCGGATTGCCCTCGACGTGCCCTTCTCCGACGAGGAGCTGCGCGCCAGGATCGACGACACCCTGCAAGCCTCGGGTGCCGACGGGGAGCGGTACATCCGCGTGCTGCTGACGCGCGGCGTCGGCGAGTTCACCTACGACCCGAAGGCCTGCCCGACGCCGACCCTCGTGATCATCGTCAAGCCTCACGTCACTCCACCGCCGGAGGTCTACGAGCGCGGCGTGACGATCAGCCTCGTCGACGTGACACGCAACCACCCGCGATCGATCAACCCGCTCATCAAGTCGAACAACCTGCTCAACAACGCCCTGGGCATGCAGCAGGCCTGCGCGCGCGGCAGCTTTGAAGCGCTGATGAAGAACTACCTTGGGGAGATCGTCGAGTGCTCGCAGTCGAACGTCTTCCTCGTTCGCCGGGGCGAGGTGTTGACGCCTCCGATCGACGCGGGGCTGCTCGCCGGCATTACGCGGGCGTTCGTCTTCGACCTCGGACGTGAAATCGGCCTTCCCGTCCGCGAGGCGAGGGTGCTCGAAGAAGACCTGCCGACGGCCGAGGAGATGTTCATCACCAGCTCGACCCGCGAGATCGTGCCGGTTGTGCGGGTCGACGACCTGGTGGTCGGCACCGGCGTGCCGGGACCCGTGACGACGGCGCTGCTCGCGCGCTACCGCGCCCACGTCGCGGCGCTCGCGCCGTCGGCCGCGGGCGGGTAGGGGCGGGACGACCGCGCGAATCGCCCCTACGGGGCCACCGGGTCGGCCTCGGCGTATGCCTCGATCGGCACGCACGCGCACACGAGGTGCCGGTCGCCGTACGGGTTGTCGATGCGGCCCACGCTCGGCCAGAACTTCGCCTCGCGCACGAACGGCAGCGGGTAGGCCGCCTGACGTCTGCTGTAGGCGTGCGTCCAGTCGTCGGCGCAGACTTCGGCCGCCGTGTGCGGCGCCCCTTTCAGGGGGTTGTCCTTCGCATCGGCCCGCCCGTCGATCACGTCCTGGATCTCGGCCCGGATCGCGATCAGCGCGTCGCAGAAGCGGTCGAGCTCGCCCTTGGGTTCACTCTCGGTTGGCTCGACCATCAGGGTGCCCGGGACCGGGAACGAGACGGTCGGCGCATGGAACCCGAAGTCCATCAGCCGCTTCGCGACGTCGATCTCGTCGACCCCCGACGCCGCCTTGAACGGGCGCAGGTCGAAGATCAGTTCGTGCGCCACGCGGCCCGTGGCCCGCGTGTAGAGCACCGGGAAGTGCGGCGCGAGCCGCGCCTTGACGTAGTTGGCGTTGAGAATGGCGTGCCGTGTGGCCTCGGTCAGTCCCTCGGCGCCGAGCATGCGGATGTAGGCGTACGAGATGAGCAGGATGCTCGCGCTGCCCCACGGCGCGGCGGCCACCGCGGCGATTGCCTTCTCGCCGC
The Acidobacteriota bacterium DNA segment above includes these coding regions:
- the guaB gene encoding IMP dehydrogenase, with product MTDIDALSPDRQIEAGLSTALTFDDVLLVPRHSTVLPSRVDVTTRFTRRIALNVPVVSAAMDTVTEAAMGIAMAQQGGIGVIHKNLSIAEQANEVDRVKRSESGMIVNPITLSPHDRIYQAYDLMRKYRISGVPITEDGSKEGRLVGILTNRDLRFETNVERPIAEVMTKDDLITVPVGTTLDEARAILHTHKVEKLLVVDADYRLKGLITVKDIQKAIKYPNASKDVLGRLRVAAAVGIARDTLERARALVAAHVDAIVVDTAHGHSQGVVEMVARLRAEFGDEVDIVAGNVATAGATEALIAAGADAVKVGIGAGSICTTRVIAGIGVPMISAVAECARAARRLDVPVIADGGIRYSGDITKAIAVGASTAMMGSLFAGTDESPGEVILYQGRSFKEYRGMGSIGAMRRGSRDRYFQDEFDINVAGDGAEKLVPEGIEGRVAHKGSVAAMIHQLVGGLRAGMGYCGCGTIAELQEKARLIRITPAGVRESHVHDVIITKEAPNYRVE
- the tsaE gene encoding tRNA (adenosine(37)-N6)-threonylcarbamoyltransferase complex ATPase subunit type 1 TsaE, with the protein product MGQRARAGRIERVTVDEAGTASLARELAGRLRGGETLLLFGDLGAGKTAFVRGLAEGLGIDPEEVSSPTFTLVQRYAGRLTLWHADLYRLDAAADVDDLGLDELATPDAAVAIEWADRVADPPPGAIRVRIDALGDDRRRIVVDDPAGEAAADHSTR
- a CDS encoding NAD(P)H-hydrate dehydratase encodes the protein MRVLTSAQMREADRYTIHEVGIPSIVLMENAGRQVVAAMEATFEDLAAQRVAVLAGRGNNGGDGFVVARTLLQRGVDVSVYLVGRVTEVRGDARINLEILGRVGLSVVEITNEQDWELNFSAIQTCDLLVDALFGTGLSQPLSGLYCTIVADVNQSSLPVVSIDLPSGISADTHERVGDAFEAALTVTLAAPKIPLVLPPAEAACGDLVIADIGIPLEVIESLDGPRTELVTRTAARELVPPRPAEAHKGDFGRVVVVAGSLGKTGAAHLAAMGALRSGAGLVTVATPRPVVPIVAAMGPEYMTTPLASRDDGLVDERAVDEVLAMAADVLAVGPGLGQGPGPRAFVQALVERSGVPLVLDADALNAFVGEVERLRGRDDLDVIVTPHPGEMARLLDTSIEHVQQHRVDVAREFAMAQHVYVVLKGHRTVVATPEGSVGINITGNPGMATGGTGDVLTGMVAAWFAQLLDAEGACRLAVYLHGLAGDLSEADEGAHAMTAVDLLAHLGDAVLELTATRRRPEPARGPVSR
- a CDS encoding aminotransferase class IV → MGIAVQVNGRITGERDAVVSVFDHGFVFGEGVYEVLRTYHGQPFLFDAHARRLRESARRIALDVPFSDEELRARIDDTLQASGADGERYIRVLLTRGVGEFTYDPKACPTPTLVIIVKPHVTPPPEVYERGVTISLVDVTRNHPRSINPLIKSNNLLNNALGMQQACARGSFEALMKNYLGEIVECSQSNVFLVRRGEVLTPPIDAGLLAGITRAFVFDLGREIGLPVREARVLEEDLPTAEEMFITSSTREIVPVVRVDDLVVGTGVPGPVTTALLARYRAHVAALAPSAAGG